AAAGTGGACATATACCGCAGGTAAATGGTTGAAAGTGGGGAAAGGTCGTCAATGGGAACATTCTTTGATTGCAACTGCGTGATAATCCTTTCTTCAAACTCGGACCAACGGCGGTTTTCAGGCCGCTCACACAATTGGTTGATCCATCCCCGGAAATGAGGGCGAAGCGATTGCATGTAATCAGGATCGGTTGTACCGCTGCTGATAAAGTAATGAGCCAGGTAATTATTGGCCAGCAGCTGCTCATGCCATTTATCCAGTATCTCTTCTGCATGTGGTGCCAGTACTGCGCCGGCTTTGGTAAGATACTGCTCATCTTCATAGGTGAACAGCATCATTCTTTTCAGTTTTACCAGGGTCAGTGCATCAATAGATGATCTCTTGGGATCAGGAATTACGGAAGCCCGCTGCGCCGCATTATTCATATCTGCTTATTTAGATTTTTATAGCGATCTGGTTGATATTACAAATATAATCAGGAAGCCTAACTAAAAGAAGGCCTTATAACGATTAACAAATACACGGAAACAATATCGCATATGATAGTTTAAAATAATTTGAGATTCTGATCCTAACAATTTAGCTTTGACCGCTTGTTATCCATGCGCAATAATCATCCCACATGAAAAACATTTTTTATCAGTTCAATAAAAACGGCCTGTCTGTTACCCCTGCCATTGTACCAATGCCGGAGAATTCAATAACCCTCCCTATTAGAAACGATTCTCAACGCATAATGTACCTATCCCTACTGGCATTTTTTTTTGGTGCGGGAGTTGTAATCCTGGCAAAGTCCGTGTCATGGCTGATTAACGTATTTACACAATTTTTCTTCCTGGAGGGCACCGGAGATCCGGCAGCTCATCATTTAGGGGGGTGGGTGATCCTGGTGCCATTGGCCGGCGGGTTACTGGCTATCCTCCTGACCGGGCGCAACATTCCCTTGTTCAAAACGCTGGCGATGGCCATAGGCATCGGTACGGGTGCCCCGCTTGGTGTTGAAGGAGTGGTGATGCATGGTGGTGGGGCTTTGGTGGCTACAGGCAGCAGGTTTTTGCGTATTACAGCGGCGGAAGGTCATATACTGCTGGTCGCCGCCATAGGCAGTGGGATGTCATGGTACCTGGGCGCCCCTGTGGCGGCCATTTTCCTGGCACTGGAAGTACTCCTGCTGGAATGGTCTTTCCTGGCCATTTTACCGGTAGTAATGGGGGCAGCTACGGGCGGCCTCTTTCACTATTACCTGTTGGAAGGCAAACCGTTCTTCTCTATGGGTGCGGGACCAGCCAACAATGGTATGGCCATCGTGGCATATACGGTGGCTGGTCTGTTCATTGGTTTATTATCGGTGCTGATCGTAAAACTATCCCGTAGATGGACCCGGTGGTTTGATAAGCTATCGCTGCGCAGCCGCTGGTGGCTGCTTCTGGGAGCGGCACTGGTGGGAGTGGCGGGTTATTGCGCACCGGAAACATTAGGTACGGGCGCACACTTCGGGAATGATCTGCTGCAGGCCCATGTTACGATACAGTTGTTGTTTATACTGGGCATCATAAAACTGCTTCCCTGGCTGTTTTATACGGCGGCTAATAAGAGCGGTACCGCTATTATGCCGTTGCTGATCATGGGCGGGGCTACCGGTTTGTTGCTGGCCCTCATTATCCAGTTGATCTTCCCGGCGGTGATTATCAACCCTGCCATGGCGGCGCTGATAGGTATGGGCGCCCTCTTTGCAGGCGTGTCCAGGGCTTTATTGACCGCTGTTATACTGATCGTGGAAATGACGCACGAAACAGCAGCTGTATTGCCGCTGGTTTGTACTTGCATGGTCTCTTATGGTATTTCTTTCTTCCTGATAAAAACAAAACGCAAGGCCGTTGAAGACCTTGCGCTTTGTTGAAAATATTACTCTCCGCCCGAAACAAATTTCAGTCCTACTATAGACCCTATCAGCATGATCAGGAAAAAGACCCGCCACATAGCTGCCGGTTCTTTAAAAAAGATCATACCTGCAATGGCTGTTCCTGCCGCACCAATGCCCGTCCATACAGCATAGGAGGTACCTATGGGCAAGCCGCTGTTAATGGCTTTGTTCAGAAAGAAAAAGCTGAGTGAAATACATACAAAGAAGCTCACTGAAGGCCATAACTTTGAAAAGTTCTCAGAATATTTGAGTGAAATAGTAAAGCCTATTTCAAATAATCCGCCAATAAGCAGGAGTAACCAAGCCATGATAACCAGATTTACAGATGATAAAAAAAAGAAGAAACTATTAAATGATTGAAGAGATGAGACACCCGCTCCCTGTGGATTACAGGCCGTAATTAAATACCGCGTAGGCGATTGATACGCCAAAGGATGTAGAACGCATGGGGCGAAGATAATAAAATTGTGGGAACCTGTACCGGAGCGGTGGCACATTAATTTTTGGTGGCAACATAACGGTAAAGGTTGAACGTTTCAGATTGCAGCAGTGCCTGTATTTCCAGTTGCAGTTGTTTTTTGCTGACATCTTTCATGCGCCGGTATTGCAGGAGCTGATACGCTTTTTCGGCCAACAGCAAGGTATGTCGCTGCTGATGATGCAATACGCCCTGGTGGTGCCGGGTGATGGCTGCACTGATTTCGTTGATGCCTTCCTGTTGGGTCGCCACTGATTTTATTACAGGGATCTCCCAGTCGTCATGATGCTTGCTGTGCGCCAGCAGCCGCAGGTTTTTTACAAATGCATCTGCACTATCCCTGTCTGATTTATTCACCACAAAAATGTCTGCAATCTCCATCAGTCCTGCTTTCATGGTTTGTATTTCATCACCGGCTTCGGGTACAACTACCACCACGGTGGTATCTGCAATACCGGCAATCTCTACTTCGCTTTGCCCTACGCCTACTGTTTCAATAAAAAGATAATCGAAACCAGCTGCTTTGATAAGATCACTTACTTCAATGATTTTTGGACTCAGGCCGCCCAGTGCTCCCCGGCTGGCCATAGACCGGATAAATACCAATGGATTGTTGAAATGTTGACTCATCCGGATTCTGTCGCCCAGCAACGCACCGAAATTAAAAGGGGATGAAGGATCTATAGCAATGATGGCTATACGTTTTTGCTGGTCCAGCAAATGTGTGATGAGGGCGTTGACAAGGGTGCTTTTACCTGCTCCCGGTGGACCGGTAATACCAACCACTTTGGTGTGATTGTTTACTGGCAATTGTTCCAGCAGCGTTGTATAACCGGCAGCTTCATTTTCTACCAGTGAAATACAACGGGCCAGGGCTTTTATATCACCATGAATGAGCCCATTTATATATTGCTGGTACATGCACAAACGCTTTAGTTAATCAGGTATTCCAGGATGCCTTTATCTGCTTTTATTTTCTTGCTGCTCACGGCTGCTTTTACCAGGACACTGTTTTCCTGGTGCTTGCCCCTGGAGTTTTCATGATGATATAAATGAAAAGCAACGCCTCCCATTTTGATAAATTTTTTCCGGATGCCTGCATTGAGTAGTCTCACAGCGATATCATTATCTTCCATGCCCCAGCCGGTAAAGTTTTCATCATAACCATTTACGGTAATAAGATCTTTTTTCCAGAAAGACATATTACAACCTTTTACATAGTACTTGTACTTGCCGTTTACTTTATAGCGGGTAGACAAGTATTCGCTCAGTGAGGCGGAACGTAATGCGTTGAAAATGTGACTGAATGGAGCGGAACGATAGTTCACCGCTATTTTATGCCCCTGTAAAAGTTTATCGGTGATGTGGGCAGATAATAAAGCGCGGCTGCCGGTAATGAAGTAGCCTTCTTCGGCAAGCGCCATATGATCTTCAATAAAATGTTTATCGAGGATAAGATCCCCGTCAATTTGTATGATATAATCTGAGGTGGATTGTGCGATCCCTTTATTCCGGATCTGGGCCAGTCTGAATCCTTTATCTTCCTGCCAGACATGAATAAGGGGTACCGGGAAATCTTTTTTTATAAGGTTGATTAACTCCCTGGTATCTTCCCTGGAGCCATCATCTGCAACGATCACCTCTGTGGGTAATACTGTTTGTGATCTTATACTATTAAGACATAAGGATAAGGCTGCCGGCCAATTATAAGTAGAAATCAACAATGATATTGTAGATGTGGTCGTTAGCATGTTTGTGAGTAAGTAATAATGTTATCTATAAAGGTATTTCTTTTATTTAATATATAGACGATGCCGGCTCAATAAGCATATTATCTATGCTACATCAGGCATGATTTTTTTAACTTTAGAACAAATACAATTCAGCAGGATGACGAATTTTATCTCCATATTTCCCCTTGGCGTAGTGGTATATCCGGGTGAACAATTGAATCTTCATGTGTTCGAGCCCCGGTATAAGCAACTGGCCGGAGAATGTATCGCTGAAAAGAAGCCTTTTGGTATTCCGGCTGTAATTGACAAAAAAATAATGGAATATGGTACACTTGTAGAGATAGAACAGGTAGATAAATTGTATGATAATGGGGAAATGGACATTATAACCCGTGGTACTACTGTGTTTCGTACCCTGGAGCATATTCACACAATTCCCGATAAATTATATGCCGGCGCCATTGTAAATTATCCTGAAAATAAGGAGGGCGGAAATAGCCGGTTGCTGGAGGAGGTACTGCATGGTATCCGGGAGCTGCACGCCATTTTACAGGTACATAAAACGTTTAAGAAAGATGACGACCAGCTTACTTCTTATGACATCGGACACCATGCAGGATTATCTATTCATGAAGAATATGAGTTGCTGCACCTGTTTTATGAAGTACAGCGACTGGAGTACCTGAAACGCCACCTGCACAAGGTTATTCCCATGATGGCGGAAATGGAAAAGCTCAAAGAGCGCGTAAAGCTGAATGGGCATTTCAGGAATTTATCTGCTGATAATTTATAATTTTTAGGAAGATGATGATCTGGTAAGGATTTCAAGGCTAGATTAAGGGAACTTTAACGTGCTTTTAACAGGGCGGAATTTGGTTTTTTTTGCTTCCCGCCTTAAAAAGTAGATATTTGCAGACCCATATTTTCTCTGTATAAGGGTTTAACTCAATATCTGATACGAAATGCATTGGACAAAAGTCAGTATTCTTTGCTTCCTGGTTGGATTGTTCCTGGTAGCAAATAATGCTATAGCACAGGACAACTCACCATATTCGCGTTACGGATTAGGCGATCTGAACAACAACCAGAATACGGTAAACCGTGGTATGGGCGGTGTATCTCAGGCTTACGGTGATCCGCAATCCGTCAATTTTATTAATCCGGCCAGTTATACCAACCTGATGCTCACAACATTTGATGTGGGTATAGAAGGCGGTTCCAGGTCTATTTCTGAGAATAATAACAAGTTCAATTCCGGATTTGGTACGCTCTCTTATATTCAGATAGGTATTCCCATCAGGAAAAAATGGGGACTGAACCTGGGTTTGCGCCCGGTTACCAGGGTATCTTATAATATCCAGCAATCTGAAGACCATAATTTCTTTGATACCCTGAAACTGCCCATCACCAATAAGTATGAAGGCAGTGGCGGTCTCTATCAGCTGTATGCTGGTACGGGCGTAGGGATCGGGAATTTCAGCATCGGGGTCAATGTGGGCTATCTGTTTGGCAATATCGAGAATAACACCCGGGTGATCTATCCTACAAATGATATTTTCGCTTCCAGGCATATGTCGCGCATCAGCTATAACAGCTTCTTCTACAAGGTAGGGTTGCAGTATAAAGCCAAGCTTGCCAAAGATATGGACCTGACCCTGGGCGCCAGCGGAAGCTTAAAACAAAATATGAATGCACGTAGGGAAACCCTGAGTGAAACCCTCTTATACAATTCCTCCAGTAACGATTATACAAACCAGGATACTGTTTCTTATGCAAAAGGAGCAAAAGGCAAGGTGGTATATCCGGAAGAGCTGGGCGCTGGTTTCATGATCCGTAAATTCGATAAATGGATGGTGGGCATGGATTTTAACAGCACACAATGGAGTAATTACACCAATTACGGTGCAAAGGATTCTTTACAAAATGCCTGGAAAGTATCAATAGGCGGCCAGTTCGTTCCTAATGCCACCGCACTGAGCGGCTATTGGAACAGGGTGGCTTATCGCCTGGGTGCTTACTACGGACTGGATTACCTGAAGCTCAATGGCGAGGATATGCCATTGACAGGCTTTACCATAGGCGCCGGCCTGCCGGTTCGCCGTTTGCCCTACTCTAACCAGTACAGCATGGTCAACCTGGCCTTTGATGTGGCACACCGTGGTAACAACAAAACAGCCCTGAAAGAGAATATCTACCGCGTTTCACTGGGCTTTACGCTGAGTGACAGATGGTTTATCAAGAAGAAATACGATTAATATCATCAACATAATAAAGAACAGAGAAGTGGAATGCGCATTAAAAATGCATTCCACTTTTCTGTTATAATACGCCATCGTATCTTTGGAAATCTTTTAACTTATCTCCCCCGGAGCATAATCAATGATAAGAAGAACACTTTTTTACATACTGATAGCTGCTGCCTTTGTTGGTTGTGAGAATGATATAGCGGCGGTCATGGAGTTTGACTCTAAAAAAGCCGCCGTTGAAAATGGTACGGGTATTACCACCATTTTCAGCCAGGGAGGAAAAGTAAATGCGAAGCTCACCGCCCCGGCTATGGAGCGTAGCCTCGACAAGCCTTCTTACGTGATGTTCAAGCAGGGATTGAAAGTATTCATGTATAATGATACACTGGGGCTGGAAAGTACCTTATCTGCCGATACAGGCAGGTACCTGGAAGATGAAGGTTATGTATACCTGAAGAAAAATGTGGTGGTCATCAACAAAAAAGGAGAAAAACTCAATACAGAAGAGTTGAACTGGGATCCTAAGAAGAAGATCTTCTATTCTACCAAAGAAGTGTTTATAAAAACGCCTACGGACTCCCTGCATGGCTGGGGCCTGGAAGCCAATGAAGACTTCAGCGAAAAGAAGATCATCAGCGTAAGCGGTCCTATTACCGTACAGGACAGCCTTTCTACACAGTAAGATCAATTAACAGAAACGTATATACGAAAGAACCCCACCTGTACGGTGGGGTTCTTTCGCTTTAACCTATTTTTTAACCTAAAATTTGTAATATTAAAAACAATAATTATGCCAGTTTGCCGTGTTATATGCACATTTGCAATAGTTTATTTAGCTGGACAAGCGCACAGGTCATGTTATAGCGCCGCCCTTCAAAAAGTAGCCACCGGAGTTGTATTTGTGGCGACTGATTTTTATATTTAGTAAAACAGATAGGAATATGGAAACAATTAACTGGCCGGATTTTGAAAAAGTAGAAATGAGAGCAGGCACTATTGTAGAAGTAAATGACTTTCCAAAAGCACGCAATCCCTCTTTTCAGCTGGTAATAGATTTTGGCCCCGAACTGGGCCTGAAAAAATCATCTGCGCAGATCACGCAGCTTTATGAAAAAGAGGCATTGATAGGCAGGCAGATTATTGCAGTTGTTAACTTCCCCCCGAAGCAGATTGCTAATTTTATGTCAGAGTGCCTGGTACTGGGTGTTGTAGGGGAAAATAAGGAAGTTGTATTGCTGAAACCAGACCGAATTGTGAAGGATGGACAACGTATAGCGTAATAAAATTTAATTAATAAGCATTGCATCTTCGTTATCTATTTATTATCAATCTATTATACATATTTATTCAACGTAATTCTATATAATTATAATATGATAATTTATTTAATATAATAACTTAGTTACCATAATCATGATTTCACGAACAATAATGCATCGTTCACGGAAATGAGAACAAGAACTAAAATCGGCGATATATCTTTGTTCTAGGTTTTTCATAGGATATGGTTAAAATTATTACAAGGGGGGTATTCTTACCACCCCTTTTTTTTGTCCTTTCCCGTCGGTTTTTACTTATTCCCTTTTTTCCCGGTTATTCTTTTTCTCCTTTATCCGGGTTTTGAATAACACTCCTTTTTCGTTTACTGCACATATCCGGATTTTAGACACGGTCAGTTTTCATCTTCCCCGACGGTTATTTTACTACTGGAACTGCTTAAAATGACTGTTTTTCACATATATCATTTATAATCAGCACGTTATCTTTTTTATGACACATTATCATTAATCATGAAATGTTTTTGGGCCCTATACGTTAACCTTCCTTTTCGCTACGTTCCCTGTTTAAAATACATCGTTCACTAAAATGTGACAACACTGTTTCCAAAAATAGGCCACCTTTGGTATAGGTTTTTCAATAAAGATATGGTTAAAATTTTTCGGGGCTGTAGTCTTGCAGCCCTGTTTTTTTTTCTACTACCCGAAGAACCATCTCCAGGTACAAATCCAACAAAAAGAAAAGTGAATAGCGAATAACGGAATTACATTGGAGACGTATGTCGAATATGGTGTCCCTATACCTATAATATAAAAGGAAGAATTACGAATCAGGTTAATCCTGGTTCATAATTCTTCCTTCTTCATTTCAGGGTACTTTATTTCAGAAACTCCGCCGGATATGCCTTATCCAGCAGGTTATTGTAAATGAACCGGTATGTTTCACCGGCAGAATGCGCACTTTTTAAGCCTCCCCAACCGTGGCGCTCGCCAGGATAGAGCATCAGCTCAAAGTGTTTGTTAAGATTTTCCAGTTTGTCTACCAACTGAATACAGTGCTGCATATGTACATTATCATCCATCGTACCGTGTACAATACGGATGAGGCCCTTATACTTGTCGGCATAAGTCATTACAGCGGTTGATCGGTAGCCTTCAGGGTTCTCTGCCGGCGTATCCATGTAACGTTCTGTATAGTGGCTGTCATACAGTTTCCAGTCCGTAACGGCAAAGTTGGCCATGCCATGGGTGAATACTTCTGCCCCATAGGTGAGGGCCATACAAGTCATATATCCGCCAAAGCTGCCACCGGTCATACAGATCTTGCTGCTATCGGCCCAGGGCTGTGAACGGAGCCACCTGGCGGCGTCCATATAATCTTCAATTTCATACTTCCCCATTTGCCGGTGGATGTAGTTCATCCCTGTTTTGCCCAGGTGCCCGCTGCTGCGGTTGTCGATCGCCACCTGGATCACGCCTTCCTGTGCCCACCACTGTTGTACCAGGCTTTGTTTCCAGGTATCATAAACGGTTCCGGCATTAGGACCGCCATAAATGCTGATCAGGATAGGATATTTTTTGCCGGGCTGCATATGCAGGGGCATAATGATGGTCATTGGTAATTCAAGACCATCACGGGTTTTGTAAGTTTTTAGCGCGGTTTTGGCCAGGTTGTACTGCTCAAACCTGCTGCCTTTGCTGTCGCCCAGTTCACGTACCACCTTGCCATTATGATCCAGCAAAGCCATTTTAGCGGGTGTTTGCAGGTTGGAATAGGTAGTAATGAAGTATTTGCCGCCGGGCGCCATATTGATCACATGGTTATAAGGGCCGAAAGTAAGACGGGTGATCGCCCCTGTTTTCATACTAACCTTGTACAGATCAAAGCGCGTAGACGCTTCTTTGCGCGCTGTAAAGTAAATAACCTGGTTTTTTTCATCTGTCTGCAATACTTCTTTCACGGTCCAGTTGCCGGAGGTAAGCTGCTTTTTCAGGGAGCCATCCATATGATGGAGGTAGAGGTGCGACCAGCCTGTTCGATCGCTCTGCAACAGGAAACCCCGGCCATTTTGCAGGAAAGGAACTGCATCAAACCAGTCGATCCAGGTTTTCTGGTGCTCGTCATAGATTTCTTTTTTAACGCCGCTTTGCGGGTTAATGCTATATATTTTCAGGTTATCCTGTCCGCGGTTCATCCATTGCATCCACAGTTGCTTGCTATCGCTGGTCCAGAAAGGCATACCGAAATACTGGTCATCGTTTTCATTGAAATCGGCCCACACAGTGGCGCCACCTGCAACCGGTACTACACCCACTTTTACAGCCGGGTTAGGATCGCCGGCTTTGGGATAGCGGGTATTTTCCAGATAGCCATGCTGGCCTTTTTCGCTGTAGATCGGAAATACAGGCACTTTGGTATCATCAAAATGCATGTAGGCGATCTGACGGCTGTCCGGACTCCACCAGAAAGCGCGGTAATGCGTAGGACGGCCCAGGATTTCTTCATAATACACCCAGGAAGCCCAACCGTTGTATATCACATCGGTACCGTCGGTCGTGTAGCGGATCTCTTTTTTGGAAGCGATTTCAACACTGTAGAGGTCGTTGTTTCGGGTAAAGGCTACATATTTGCCATCGGGCGACAGCGTCGGATTTTTTTCGATAGCGGTATCGTTCGTCAGGCGGATGCTGTTGCCATCGGCATCTTTATAGAATACATCTTTTTCAAGAATACTTACACTGGGCCCGTCTACCGGTGCGGTATAAATAACAGCCTTACCGGTGCGGGCATTGATTTTCCAGGCTTGCATGCGGTCGGAAACCGGATCGGGACGCATTTCCAGGTAATGATCCGCATCGGTCCATTCCTTGATCAGCGGCAACGGTTTACTGATATGGGTGGGCTGTCCACGGAAAACCTGTTCAAATGTAAGATCCTGTTTTTCTTGTGCCCATAGTTGCGGCACCGTCAGCAGCAGCGCCGCGGCCGTTACGCAGATTGGTCTTAACCATTGTACACTTCTCATAAGTTATAATCTCAGGTGTTTGTTGTTGACTGTTGGCGGGCGAAATTAAGCATAACTGAAAAAAAAGCAGGCAGAATTTCCATAAACGGAAGCGGCTACGAAACCGGTTTTAGGCGATTATCTACCAGATATGCAATAAATACCCTCGTCCTGTAAAACGCTATTATTTATAGCAGTGAAACAGGCTAACTTCATAATGGTTTTCATAGGATATGGTCAAAAAATAAGAGGGTTGTAGTCTTACAACCCTTTTGCATGCAGATATTCCCCATAATCAGTTATTTTTGCACTCCAATTGGCATTTACAACTAACTACATGACACAATTATCTGAGCAAGAGATTATACGCCGGGAAAAATTACAGGAGCTGCAAAACATGGGAATAGACCCCTATCCTGCAGCGGAGTACCCGGTTAATGATACTTCCGTTAACATAAAAACAAATTATTCGGAAGAAACAAAGGCGCAATTTCAGGAAGTATGCCTGGCTGGCCGAATCATGAGTGTACGTGATATGGGAAAGGCTGCATTTGCCGTTATACAGGACAAAGCAGGCCGTATCCAGATCTATATCCGCCGTGATGATATTTGCCCGGGAGAAGATAAATCCGGTTACGACACCGTTTTTAAGAAGCTGGTGGATATCGGCGACTTTATCGGGGTAAAAGGCTATGCCTTTATTACCAAAACAGGTGAAACCTCTATCCATGCTACAGAAATTACCATGCTGGCAAAAGCATTGCGCCCGCTGCCGGTAGTGAAGTCTGTAGAAGGACAGGTATTTGACGAAGTAACAGATCCTGAATTTAAATACCGTCAGCGTTATGTAGACCTGGTGATTAACCCGGAAGTGAGAGAGGTGTTCATCAAGCGCACCAAAATCATGCAAACCATCCGCGACTTTTATAACCACCTGGGCTACCTGGAAGTGGAAACACCTATCCTGCAACCTATTCCCGGTGGCGCAACTGCGCGGCCATTTACTACGCATCATAACGCGCTGGACATGCCGCTGTATCTTCGGGTAGCCAACGAGTTATACCTGAAACGCCTGATTGTTGGCGGTTTTGAAGGGGTATACGAATTTGCAAAAGATTTCCGTAATGAAGGGATGGACCGTACCCATAATCCGGAATTTACCGTAATGGAAATGTATGCCGCCTACAAGGATTATGAGTGGATGATGCGTACTACCGAAACATTGCTGGAAAAAATAGCCCTTACATTACACAACACCACGGAAGTACAGGTGGGTGATAAAGTGATCGACTTTAAAGCGCCTTTCCGCCGTGTGACCATGTTTGAAGCAATCCAGGAACATACCGGTGTTGATATTGCCGCTATGGATGAAGCACAGCTGCGCGAGGTGTGTAAGCAACTGGGTATTCACGTAGATCCGAAATTTGGTAAAGGCAAACTGATAGATGAAATTTTTGGCGAGAAATGTGAAGGCCATTATATCCAGCCTACTTTTATTACCGATTACCCGGTAGAAATGAGCCCGCTGACAAAGAAACACCGCAGCAAAGCTGGCCTGGTAGAACGTTTTGAGCTGATGGTGAATGGTAAGGAAATTGCCAACGCCTATAGTGAACTGAACGATCCTATTGATCAGCGTGAACGTTTTGAAGAGCAGGTGCAACTGATGGAACGTGGCGATGATGAGGCCATGTATATTGATTACGATTTCTTACGTGCCCTGGAATATGGTATGCCGCCTACCTCTGGTATTGGTATTGGGATCGACCGCTTAACAATGCTGATGACCAACCAACCGTCCATCCAGGATGTACTGTTCTTCCCGCAGATGAAGCAGGAGAAATAGATTTTATTTTATACAGATTTTTATAAATAACAAAGCAGCAAGGTGTTTTCCTTTGCTGCTTTGTTATTTACAGCCTTTCCGGCCGGTAAAACTTTGCCTGAAATAATCGCTCATTTACCGTTTCACATCGTTAACTTTAAGTAGTGCTTCATTGTATCTTAAAATTAGCCACATGAAAACGATCTTAGTCCCCACTGATTTTTCTGATACCGCATATAACGCCGCCACTTATGCATTGGCGTTAGCGCCACAGCTGGGCGTAGCCCGCATTGTACTTTACCATGCGTATGAGCTGATCGTTCCCATCCCGGATGTACCTACCGTAGTGCCGATGGTAAATCCGGATGATCTGAGAGACGCCAGCCTGGAAGGTCTGGAAAAGATGAAAAAAGAACTGACTGCGTTGCTCTCTCCCGGCCTTACTATTGTAACCCGGGCCGATAATACCCTGTTGGCCGCCACTATCGATGATGTATGCCGCCAGGAAGAAGCAGATATGATTATAATGGGTATCACCGGTGGCAGCAAGATGGAAGAAATCCTGGTTGGCTCCAACACTATTGATGTAGTAAAACATACCAGTTGCCCGGTATTCGTGGTTCCTGGTGCCGCAAAATATAAACCCATCCAGAAAATAGTATTTGCCTGCGATCTGCGCAAAGTGGCTGATACTACGCCGGTAGCACCCCTCAAAAGGTTGCTGTCTGTTTTTAAAGCCGAGCTGCATGTAATCAATATTGATCATGAAAGCCGGCACTTTACAACAGATACCCCTTTCGAAACACTGATGCTGGATACTTTACTGGAAGATTATCAACCTGAATATCATTTCATTGATAATCCTAATATTGTACAGGGGATTGTAGAATTTGCAGAAAGTATTCATGCCGATCTCATCCTTACCATTCCAAAAAAACACGGATTGTTCGAAAGTATCTTCAAACGGAGCCATACTTCAAAGCTGGCCTATCAAACCCATATACCTTTGCTCACAATACACGAATAATTTATACTTTTGATACATATTAATATTCATTTTAACGCTATGCTGAAAAGAACAATGTTGGTACTGCTGGGTGTATTTTGCTTACAGGCCAGCCAGGCGCAGTTCCTGAAAAAACTGGGTGACAAACTTGGCACTAAAACGACGACTACTTCCGGAACAACTGCTACCGGCACAAATATTACAGAATCAGAAGCTGGTTCTGCTATTAAAGAGGCATTATCAAAAGGGGTAACCGCAGGTATTGCCAAACTGAATAAAACAGACGGTTTTTTTGGTAGTGATATCTACAAATTATTATTGCCGCCGGATGCCGTG
The Chitinophaga sp. MM2321 DNA segment above includes these coding regions:
- a CDS encoding universal stress protein, producing MKTILVPTDFSDTAYNAATYALALAPQLGVARIVLYHAYELIVPIPDVPTVVPMVNPDDLRDASLEGLEKMKKELTALLSPGLTIVTRADNTLLAATIDDVCRQEEADMIIMGITGGSKMEEILVGSNTIDVVKHTSCPVFVVPGAAKYKPIQKIVFACDLRKVADTTPVAPLKRLLSVFKAELHVINIDHESRHFTTDTPFETLMLDTLLEDYQPEYHFIDNPNIVQGIVEFAESIHADLILTIPKKHGLFESIFKRSHTSKLAYQTHIPLLTIHE
- the lysS gene encoding lysine--tRNA ligase, which produces MTQLSEQEIIRREKLQELQNMGIDPYPAAEYPVNDTSVNIKTNYSEETKAQFQEVCLAGRIMSVRDMGKAAFAVIQDKAGRIQIYIRRDDICPGEDKSGYDTVFKKLVDIGDFIGVKGYAFITKTGETSIHATEITMLAKALRPLPVVKSVEGQVFDEVTDPEFKYRQRYVDLVINPEVREVFIKRTKIMQTIRDFYNHLGYLEVETPILQPIPGGATARPFTTHHNALDMPLYLRVANELYLKRLIVGGFEGVYEFAKDFRNEGMDRTHNPEFTVMEMYAAYKDYEWMMRTTETLLEKIALTLHNTTEVQVGDKVIDFKAPFRRVTMFEAIQEHTGVDIAAMDEAQLREVCKQLGIHVDPKFGKGKLIDEIFGEKCEGHYIQPTFITDYPVEMSPLTKKHRSKAGLVERFELMVNGKEIANAYSELNDPIDQRERFEEQVQLMERGDDEAMYIDYDFLRALEYGMPPTSGIGIGIDRLTMLMTNQPSIQDVLFFPQMKQEK
- a CDS encoding S9 family peptidase; the encoded protein is MRSVQWLRPICVTAAALLLTVPQLWAQEKQDLTFEQVFRGQPTHISKPLPLIKEWTDADHYLEMRPDPVSDRMQAWKINARTGKAVIYTAPVDGPSVSILEKDVFYKDADGNSIRLTNDTAIEKNPTLSPDGKYVAFTRNNDLYSVEIASKKEIRYTTDGTDVIYNGWASWVYYEEILGRPTHYRAFWWSPDSRQIAYMHFDDTKVPVFPIYSEKGQHGYLENTRYPKAGDPNPAVKVGVVPVAGGATVWADFNENDDQYFGMPFWTSDSKQLWMQWMNRGQDNLKIYSINPQSGVKKEIYDEHQKTWIDWFDAVPFLQNGRGFLLQSDRTGWSHLYLHHMDGSLKKQLTSGNWTVKEVLQTDEKNQVIYFTARKEASTRFDLYKVSMKTGAITRLTFGPYNHVINMAPGGKYFITTYSNLQTPAKMALLDHNGKVVRELGDSKGSRFEQYNLAKTALKTYKTRDGLELPMTIIMPLHMQPGKKYPILISIYGGPNAGTVYDTWKQSLVQQWWAQEGVIQVAIDNRSSGHLGKTGMNYIHRQMGKYEIEDYMDAARWLRSQPWADSSKICMTGGSFGGYMTCMALTYGAEVFTHGMANFAVTDWKLYDSHYTERYMDTPAENPEGYRSTAVMTYADKYKGLIRIVHGTMDDNVHMQHCIQLVDKLENLNKHFELMLYPGERHGWGGLKSAHSAGETYRFIYNNLLDKAYPAEFLK